From Oryza brachyantha chromosome 9, ObraRS2, whole genome shotgun sequence, a single genomic window includes:
- the LOC102714216 gene encoding uncharacterized protein LOC102714216 translates to MALIQFQQRLAVGVARPPPGLGLAAVRRSPRNNGARGRGRRTTTTTACSMLEPAARGKAAVAPTAADVVRGFYEGVNRRDMAAVEPLIAEGCVYEDMVFPRPFVGRGAVLEFFAGFMGSISPDLLFVIDDISGEDSRAVGVTWHLEWKGRPFPFSRGCSFYRVELEEERQQLQIVYGRDCVEPAAKPGEAALVVIRAVTWILERFPRLAALL, encoded by the exons ATGGCGCTAATCCAATTCCAGCAGCGGCTTGCCGTTGGAGTGGCTCGGCCTCCTCCGGGCCTCGGTCtggccgccgtccgccgtaGCCCTAGGAACAatggcgcgcgcggccgcggcaggaggacgacgacgacgacagcctGTTCGATGCTGGAGCCTGCAGCAAGAgggaaggcggcggtggcgccgacggcggcggacgtGGTGAGGGGGTTCTACGAGGGAGTGAACCGGCGGGacatggcggcggtggagccgCTCATCGCGGAGGGCTGCGTCTACGAGGACATGGTGTTCCCGCGTCCCTTCGTCGGCCGCGGCGCGGTGCTCGAGTTCTTCGCCGGCTTCATGGGGTCCATCAGCCCCGACCTCCTCTTCGTCATCGATGACATCTCCGGCGAGGACTcccgcgccgtcggcgtcACCTGGCACCTCG AGTGGAAGGGGAGACCGTTCCCGTTCAGCCGGGGATGCAGCTTCTACCGCGTGGAGCTcgaggaggagcggcagcagctGCAGATCGTGTACGGGCGGGACTGCGTGGAGCCAGCGGCGAAgccgggggaggcggcgctggtCGTCATCAGGGCGGTGACATGGATCCTCGAGCGCTTTCCACGCCTTGCCGCACTGCTCTAG